The following proteins are co-located in the Festucalex cinctus isolate MCC-2025b chromosome 15, RoL_Fcin_1.0, whole genome shotgun sequence genome:
- the LOC144001884 gene encoding ADP-ribosylation factor-like protein 3 gives MGLLSILRRLKQPQDQEVRLLLLGLDNAGKTTLLKQLAAEDISHITPTQGFNIKSVQSSGFKLNVWDIGGQRKIRPYWKNYFENTHVLIYVIDCSDKKRFEETSLELAELLEEDDLGGVPLLVFANKQDLSTAMSASELAESLNLHTVRDRMWQVQACSAITAEGLQDGMNWVCRNIRFRKK, from the exons ATG GGCCTGCTGTCCATCCTGCGGAGATTGAAGCAGCCTCAAGATCAGGAGGTGCGCTTGCTCCTGCTCGGCTTGGACAACGCCGGCAAGACCACGCTGCTCAAACAGCTGGCCGCCGAGGACATCAGCCACATCACGCCCACGCAG GGCTTCAATATCAAGAGCGTCCAGTCGTCTGGCTTCAAGTTGAACGTGTGGGACATTGGAGGACAGCGGAAGATTCGCCCCTACTGGAAGAATTACTTTGAGAATACACATGTGCTG ATCTATGTGATTGACTGCTCAGACAAAAAGCGGTTTGAAGAGACAAGCTTG gaGCTGGCCGAGCTGCTGGAGGAGGACGATCTGGGCGGCGTTCCGCTGCTGGTTTTCGCCAACAAGCAGGACCTGAGCACGGCCATGTCGGCCTCCGAGCTGGCCGAGAGTCTCAACCTGCACACTGTCCGAGATCGCATGTGGCAAGTCCAGGCCTGCTCCGCCATCACCGCAGAAGGACTACAG GATGGCATGAACTGGGTGTGCCGGAATATAAGGTTCCGCAAGAAATGA